A stretch of alpha proteobacterium HIMB59 DNA encodes these proteins:
- a CDS encoding phosphoribosyl transferase family protein (PFAM: Phosphoribosyl transferase domain), translated as MKQVFLSYHDIHTDCIELAKIIKKKFKPEKLILISRGGLIPGSIIANYLGIQDIDVIAMKTYSNRKRTNKIEIFKRIKSQKKLVVIDDLVDSGETAKIVKSMMPNSKFVTLYAKTSGKKQADLHLYDFKDSDWLVFPWEQD; from the coding sequence ATGAAACAAGTCTTTTTAAGCTATCATGATATTCATACAGATTGTATAGAATTAGCTAAAATCATAAAAAAAAAGTTTAAACCTGAAAAATTAATTTTAATTTCTAGAGGAGGATTAATTCCTGGTTCAATAATTGCAAATTATCTTGGCATTCAAGATATTGATGTCATTGCAATGAAAACATACTCCAATAGAAAAAGAACAAATAAAATAGAGATTTTTAAAAGAATTAAATCTCAAAAAAAGCTTGTAGTAATTGACGATTTAGTAGACAGCGGCGAAACAGCTAAAATAGTTAAGTCTATGATGCCCAATTCAAAGTTTGTCACTCTTTATGCTAAAACCTCAGGAAAAAAACAAGCCGACCTTCATCTCTATGATTTTAAAGACTCAGATTGGCTCGTTTTTCCTTGGGAACAAGACTAA
- a CDS encoding NAD-binding protein, oxidoreductase Rossman fold family (PFAM: Oxidoreductase family, NAD-binding Rossmann fold) produces the protein MKSNLAVLSSDNKTIQFIKNNNLQDLCNLYANSSRNTDDAKIFRENNGFEKYYGSYEDLIEDSNIEYIVNFLPTGIKFEYTYLALKKNKKIITNYPIISNQNELTSYQELKDLGIMSNLFLIDDQNFKKFYNDSKNKKFISYLLTFKQDQYNNLSSQDILFDLTPDLFFFIDQYKQLKPAFKSFIIKTDKITKKISFLSCVIDFEKEKILQIILDNGDPKNSHYCEFFSSNSTISEDLVNKDELFQFIKKKPFDNRSDFQYYPFKLFQEVLINE, from the coding sequence ATGAAAAGCAATTTAGCTGTTCTTAGTTCTGATAACAAAACTATTCAGTTTATCAAAAATAATAATTTGCAAGATCTTTGTAATCTTTATGCCAATTCTTCAAGAAATACTGATGATGCTAAAATCTTTAGAGAAAATAATGGTTTTGAAAAATATTATGGTTCTTATGAGGACTTAATTGAAGATAGTAATATAGAATATATCGTTAATTTCTTACCTACAGGGATAAAATTTGAATACACATACTTAGCATTAAAAAAAAATAAAAAAATTATTACAAATTATCCAATAATTAGTAATCAAAATGAATTGACGAGCTATCAAGAGTTAAAAGATTTGGGCATAATGTCTAATTTATTTTTGATTGATGATCAAAACTTTAAAAAATTTTATAATGACAGCAAAAATAAAAAATTTATCTCATATCTTTTAACTTTTAAACAAGATCAATATAATAATTTATCAAGTCAAGATATCTTATTTGACCTTACTCCTGATTTGTTTTTTTTTATAGACCAGTACAAACAATTAAAACCAGCTTTTAAATCTTTCATCATTAAAACAGATAAAATTACTAAAAAGATCTCATTCTTGTCTTGTGTGATTGATTTTGAAAAAGAAAAGATTCTTCAAATAATTTTAGATAATGGAGATCCTAAAAATTCACATTATTGTGAATTCTTTTCTTCAAATTCCACCATTTCAGAGGATTTAGTTAATAAAGACGAATTATTTCAGTTTATTAAAAAAAAACCCTTTGATAATAGGTCTGATTTTCAATATTATCCGTTCAAATTATTTCAAGAGGTTTTAATAAATGAGTGA
- a CDS encoding Basic membrane protein (PFAM: Basic membrane protein) → MIKKILSILSVLSIFSISQLNAADKKIGFIYIGPPGDHGWTYMHDVGRKYMEEKLGDSISTTYIENVPENADAVRSIRKLAQSGHDLIFTTSFNYMDQTLEVAKEFPDVKFEHATGFQRLDNVSTYSARFYEGRSVIGHIAGKMTETNTIGYIVSFPIPEVIRGINAFYLAASKVNPDVKIKIIWVYSWYDPGKEADAANTLINQGADIIVQHTDSYAPCQAAEKAGVLAFGQASNQEAFCPNAHMTAIEDIWGPYYAAKAQAVLDGTWKSEDTWHGFKEGMVEMSPYNENLLPADLIAEAKAMEAAIEDGSFHSFEGPIYNQAGELVVPEGEVADDGMLAGMMFYVQGIDGDIPQ, encoded by the coding sequence ATGATTAAAAAAATACTTTCAATTCTCTCAGTTTTATCAATTTTTTCCATATCTCAACTGAATGCTGCAGATAAAAAAATTGGTTTTATATATATCGGACCCCCGGGTGATCACGGGTGGACATACATGCATGATGTAGGCAGAAAATATATGGAAGAAAAGCTAGGAGACTCTATCAGCACTACATACATTGAAAATGTCCCTGAAAATGCTGATGCGGTTAGATCTATTAGAAAATTGGCACAATCAGGTCATGACTTAATATTCACCACATCTTTTAATTACATGGATCAAACTCTAGAAGTTGCAAAGGAGTTTCCTGATGTAAAATTTGAGCATGCCACTGGATTTCAAAGATTAGATAACGTTTCAACCTATTCTGCCCGATTTTATGAAGGAAGATCCGTCATTGGACACATCGCTGGAAAAATGACTGAAACAAACACAATTGGATATATTGTATCCTTCCCAATCCCTGAAGTTATTAGGGGTATTAATGCATTTTATTTAGCTGCTTCTAAGGTGAATCCTGATGTTAAAATAAAAATTATTTGGGTTTATTCATGGTACGATCCAGGAAAAGAAGCTGATGCAGCCAATACTCTTATTAATCAAGGTGCTGATATCATAGTTCAACACACTGACTCTTATGCTCCTTGTCAAGCTGCTGAAAAAGCAGGTGTACTAGCTTTTGGTCAAGCATCAAATCAAGAAGCATTTTGCCCAAACGCGCATATGACCGCAATTGAAGATATTTGGGGACCTTACTATGCTGCTAAAGCACAAGCTGTTTTAGATGGAACTTGGAAATCTGAAGATACTTGGCATGGTTTTAAAGAAGGTATGGTTGAAATGTCTCCTTACAATGAAAATTTATTACCAGCTGATTTAATTGCTGAAGCTAAGGCGATGGAAGCAGCTATTGAAGATGGATCTTTTCATTCTTTTGAAGGTCCAATTTATAATCAGGCTGGAGAGCTAGTTGTACCAGAAGGCGAAGTGGCAGATGACGGAATGCTAGCTGGAATGATGTTTTATGTTCAGGGTATTGACGGAGATATACCTCAATAA